A window of Dethiosulfovibrio peptidovorans contains these coding sequences:
- a CDS encoding prepilin-type cleavage/methylation domain-containing protein yields the protein MNSFIRKARKSRGFTLVELLIVIIIIGILAGAMLLVAGSSTDKANATKIVSNLRTIKAAALLYYADNNNWPTIGGIGSQLDSYIDRDLTGDPDLTYSFVAGTAGGDIYIQVALANAYAVGGVQTALADMAGKSGLCQDAAGVVYSTGTNVLMVVK from the coding sequence ATGAACAGTTTCATCAGAAAGGCGCGTAAGTCCCGTGGATTCACCCTTGTCGAGCTCCTCATCGTCATCATCATCATCGGCATTCTGGCCGGTGCGATGCTGCTCGTCGCAGGCAGCAGCACCGACAAGGCCAACGCCACCAAGATCGTGAGCAACCTTCGTACCATCAAAGCAGCAGCTCTCCTGTATTACGCTGACAACAACAACTGGCCGACGATCGGGGGGATCGGTTCCCAGCTCGATAGTTACATCGACCGAGATCTGACTGGAGACCCCGACTTGACTTACTCCTTCGTTGCGGGTACTGCAGGGGGCGATATATACATCCAGGTTGCTTTAGCCAACGCTTATGCCGTCGGGGGTGTTCAGACGGCCTTGGCCGACATGGCAGGAAAATCAGGCCTCTGTCAGGATGCCGCTGGAGTGGTATATTCCACCGGCACCAACGTTCTCATGGTCGTGAAGTAA
- a CDS encoding secretion system protein, with amino-acid sequence MKFNYRARRQDGSVETGNLDVADSAAAATILRQRGFLPLSIDAVKGSAAATRRTSASVLKKKKGSSDLSFMDKLSMIGTVPVKDKAVFFRQLATMIKAGVTIGGSLDILIEQTKNKRLAYAISQVKKEVDGGVSISRAMSTRSIFPPLAVSIIRAGEEGGSLDESMERVADFLERQNALQKKIVSASTYPAVVMFFALVVVVVLITVIMPKFSKVFKNLGVELPKMTKILFAVGIWSAENWPILLVATLILVGIIVFLARWTPTRPFMDRVKLRLPVFGGLLFQACIARTTRTLSSLTHSGIPILQALDMTGDVAGNVVFQTAFDDLEAAARKGRGLGETARGIKIFPPMVAHMLRVGEETGQVDDMLAKVADWFEMELDETIKRLTSILEPVLIVFVGVVVGAVAMAIFSPIVTAIQTML; translated from the coding sequence ATGAAATTCAATTATCGGGCAAGACGCCAGGACGGCTCGGTGGAGACGGGGAATCTGGACGTCGCTGATTCGGCAGCGGCGGCGACCATTCTTCGGCAAAGAGGTTTTCTGCCTCTGTCCATTGACGCTGTAAAAGGCAGTGCTGCGGCAACAAGGCGCACGTCAGCTTCCGTACTTAAAAAGAAGAAGGGCTCCTCTGATCTGAGCTTTATGGACAAGCTGTCCATGATCGGTACCGTGCCGGTGAAGGACAAGGCTGTCTTCTTTCGTCAGCTGGCCACCATGATCAAGGCAGGAGTCACTATCGGGGGGTCTTTGGATATCCTGATAGAGCAGACGAAGAACAAACGTTTGGCCTACGCCATCTCCCAGGTCAAAAAAGAGGTCGATGGGGGGGTGTCCATCAGTCGGGCCATGTCCACTCGATCCATCTTTCCTCCCCTGGCCGTCTCCATCATCCGGGCTGGCGAGGAGGGGGGCTCGTTGGACGAGAGTATGGAGCGAGTGGCCGACTTTCTCGAGCGCCAGAACGCCCTCCAGAAAAAGATCGTCTCGGCCAGTACGTACCCGGCGGTGGTCATGTTCTTCGCACTGGTGGTGGTGGTCGTGCTGATCACGGTGATCATGCCAAAATTCTCTAAGGTATTCAAAAACCTGGGAGTGGAGCTTCCTAAGATGACCAAGATTCTCTTTGCAGTGGGGATCTGGTCTGCCGAAAACTGGCCTATCCTGCTCGTTGCGACGCTGATTCTGGTGGGAATCATCGTTTTTCTGGCGAGGTGGACCCCCACCAGACCCTTTATGGATCGGGTCAAGCTCAGGCTTCCGGTCTTCGGCGGGCTCCTTTTTCAGGCCTGCATCGCCCGGACGACCCGTACCCTCTCGTCCTTGACCCACTCGGGGATCCCCATCCTTCAGGCTCTGGATATGACCGGAGACGTAGCAGGCAACGTGGTCTTTCAGACAGCCTTCGACGACCTGGAGGCCGCTGCCCGAAAGGGCCGGGGGCTGGGTGAGACCGCTCGGGGGATCAAAATTTTCCCTCCCATGGTGGCCCATATGCTTCGTGTGGGGGAGGAGACCGGTCAGGTGGACGATATGCTGGCCAAGGTGGCCGACTGGTTCGAGATGGAGCTGGACGAGACCATCAAGCGTCTTACGTCCATTCTTGAGCCAGTACTGATCGTCTTCGTCGGCGTGGTCGTGGGAGCGGTGGCCATGGCTATCTTCTCGCCGATCGTCACAGCCATTCAGACTATGCTATAA
- a CDS encoding type IV pili twitching motility protein PilT produces MALSSTIGELLDRVIRNGASDLHLSVGEFPVMRIDGVLEKLDDTGIVEEGDIEEVMATILSQNQRDAFQKWLELDFSFSHDGDGVEGRFRGNCYFELGNPAMALRLIPTEIRTIGDLLLPEALVEICDQRRGLFLVTGPTGHGKSTTLAACLQHINLTRKEHIITIEDPIEYLHKSENSVVHQREIGEDTKSFADALKHVLRQDPDVILIGEMRDLETVSAAITAAETGHLVFATLHTRDAPQSVDRIIDVFPSHQQQQVRLQLASSLVGICSQQLVPLHNGGRIVVTELLQATAAVRHCVKEGKSSQLKGIIQTSLDAGMHTMEQDLARLVLRGTLTLDQARPFAYDKKDLERLVFEGME; encoded by the coding sequence ATGGCATTATCGTCTACAATCGGTGAGCTTCTGGATCGAGTAATTCGAAATGGTGCCAGTGACCTGCACCTGAGTGTCGGCGAATTTCCCGTCATGCGAATCGATGGAGTTCTCGAAAAACTTGACGACACCGGGATAGTGGAAGAGGGGGATATCGAGGAGGTTATGGCAACCATCCTCTCCCAGAACCAACGGGATGCCTTTCAAAAATGGCTGGAGTTGGACTTCAGCTTCTCCCATGATGGAGACGGGGTGGAGGGCCGCTTTCGTGGGAACTGTTACTTCGAGCTGGGCAATCCCGCTATGGCGCTTCGGCTCATCCCGACAGAGATCCGAACCATCGGCGACCTTCTTCTCCCCGAAGCGTTGGTGGAGATCTGCGATCAGAGACGAGGCCTTTTTCTGGTCACCGGCCCCACGGGGCATGGGAAAAGCACCACCCTGGCCGCGTGTCTGCAACACATAAATTTGACCCGAAAGGAACATATCATCACCATCGAAGATCCTATAGAGTATCTTCATAAATCGGAAAATTCCGTCGTCCACCAACGGGAAATCGGCGAGGACACCAAATCATTCGCCGACGCCTTGAAACACGTTCTCCGTCAGGATCCAGACGTCATCCTCATCGGCGAGATGCGAGACCTGGAGACCGTCAGTGCAGCCATAACGGCAGCCGAGACCGGGCACCTGGTCTTCGCGACGCTTCACACCAGGGACGCTCCCCAGTCGGTGGACCGGATTATAGACGTCTTTCCGTCGCATCAGCAGCAACAGGTCCGCCTCCAGTTGGCATCGTCGCTCGTGGGCATCTGCTCCCAACAGCTGGTACCCCTTCATAACGGCGGGCGGATCGTGGTTACCGAGCTTCTTCAGGCTACGGCGGCAGTCCGGCACTGCGTCAAGGAGGGCAAGTCGAGTCAGCTCAAGGGGATCATTCAGACCAGCTTGGACGCTGGAATGCATACCATGGAGCAGGACTTGGCGCGTCTCGTCCTCAGGGGTACCCTGACCCTGGATCAGGCACGTCCCTTCGCATACGACAAAAAGGATCTGGAGCGACTGGTCTTCGAGGGGATGGAATAA